The window GCCTACTTTCCGGCCCTCGCCCTTTTCCACCCCGACGATCAGCGACAACGGCAGCCCGAGCTCGCTGAACACTTCGCGCGCCATCGACACCTGGCCCTTGCCGCCATCGACCAGCACCAGGTCCGGCATGCGCGCGCTGCGTGTGCCTGGCCGGGCATCGCTGCCGACACCGGCCGCATCGCCCGCCGGGGGTGCATCGCTCTCTGCGGCCATCGCTTCCGCCAGTTTTCCGTAACGGCGATGAAGCACCTGGCGCATCGCTGCATAGTCGTCGCCCGGCGTGATGCCCTCGATGTTGTAGCGGCGGTACTCTCGGTTCTGCATCGCGTGGTGCTCGAAGACCACGCAGGAGGCCTGGGTGGCTTCACCCGCCGTGTGCGAGATGTCGAAGCACTCCACACGAAAATTGTCGAGGTCGTCGGGTGCGAGCTCCAGCGCGTCCACCAGCGCACGCGTGCGCGCCTGCTGCGAGCCCTCCTCCGCCAGCAGACGCGCGAGCTGCAGGCCGGCATTGGTCTGCGCCATTTCCAGCCAGTGCCGACGCTGCTCGCGGGGCTGGAACACGGCCGTCACCCGCGCGCCGGCCTGCTGCGAGACGGCCTCGATCAGCTCGCGGCTTACCAGCTCGCTCAGCACCAGCGTGGGCGGCACCGGCACGTCGATGTAGTGTTGGGCGATGAAGGCCTCGAGCACCTGGACTTCGACCGACCCGGCGAAGGCTCCCGGAGCCTCGTCCTCTTCGGCGCCCTGGGCGCCCTGCTCCATCTGCGCGGCGTCCTCGATGTGAACAGGAAAGTAGGCACGGTCGCCCAGGTGCCGGCCGCCACGCACCATCGCCAGATTGACGCAGGCCTTGCCGCCCTGCACCTTGACCGCGAGGATGTCGACGTCCTTGTCGGAGGCGATCTCGATCGACTGCTGGTGCAGCACGCGGGACAGCGCCGACATCTGGTTGCGCAGCTCGGCCGCCTGCTCGAACTCCAGCTTCTCGGCATGCGCCGTCATGCGCGCCTCCAGCTGCGACAGCACCGCCTGCGTGTCGCCCAGCAGGAAGGCCTCGGCATTCGCCACGTCCTGCGCATAGGCCTCGGGCGCGATGTAGCCCACGCAAGGTCCGGTGCAGCGCTTGATCTGGTAGAGCAGGCACGGCCGCGTCCGGTTGGCGTACACGGTGTCCTCGCAGGTGCGCAGCTTGAAGACCTTCTGCAGCAGCTGGATCGATTCCTTCACCGCCCAGGCGCTGGGGTACGGGCCGAAGTAGCGGTGCTTGCGATCGACGGATCCACGGTAGTACGCCAGGCGTGGGAAGGCGTGCGAGGCGATCTTCAGGTAGGGGTAGCTCTTGTCGTCCCGGAACAGGATGTTGTAGCGGGGCTTGAGCGTCTTGATCAGGTTGTTCTCGAGCAGGAGCGCCTCGGCCTCGGATCGCACCACCGTGGTCTCCATGCGGGCGATCTTCGAGATCATGTGGCCGATGCGCGTCCCGGCGTGGTTCTTCTGGAAATAGTTGGCCACGCGCTTCTTCAGGTTGCGCGCCTTGCCCACGTACAGCACCGCGCCCGTGGCGTCGAAATAGCGGTAGACGCCCGGCAACTGCGGAAGCGCCGCAACCTCGCTGAGCAATTGATCGGAATGCGTATCTGACATCGGGCGCTATTGTGCTGGCGCGAGCGCGGCCGGTCGCCGGGATCGGGCTGTAGAGTATCCCGGGATGCGTTGGGACATTTTCTGCAAGGTCATCGACAACCACGGCGACGCCGGCGTGTGCTGGCGGCTCGCGTGTGCGCTTGCGGACACAGGGGACGCGGTCCGGCTATGGATCGACGACCGCTCGGCGCTGGCATGGATGGCGCCGATCGGCCACGAGGGGGTCCGTGTGGTCACCTGGACCGAGGCCGGGGCGGCGCGCGAAGCAGGCGCCGCGCCGCCGCCGGATGTGCTGATCGAAGCCTTCGGCTGCGACCCCGCGCCGGAGCTGGTCGCGCGCTTTGCGGAACCGGTCCCCCAGGGAGCGCCGCGTCGCGTCTGGCTCAATCTCGAATACCTCTCCGCCGAACCCTACGTCGAGCGCCTGCACGGACTGCCTTCGCCCGTGTTCAAGGGTCCCGGCGCGGGGCTGACGAAGCACTTCTTTTATCCTGGCTTCACCCGCGCGACCGGCGGCCTTCTGCGCGAGCGGGACCTGCCCGCGCGCCGCGCGCGTTTTGATCGCGCCGCCTGGCTCTCCGGGCAGAACATCGAATGGAATGGCGAGCGCCTGGTCTGCGTCTTCTGCTACGAACCGCCCGCGCTCGGGCCCCTGCTGGCGCACCTCGAACAGGCAAGCGAACCCACTCGCCTGCTGGTGACCGCAGGCCGCGCATCCAAAGCCTTGCCCCCGGGACCGGCCGTGCGCGGCGCGCTGACGATCCACTGGCTGCCCTACCTGTCCCAGGCGGATTTCGACCGCCTGCTGTGGGCCTGCGACCTGAACTTCGTGCGGGGCGAGGACTCGCTGGTGCGCGCTCTATGGGCCGGCGCGCCCTTCGTCTGGCAGATCTACGTTCAGGACGACGATGCGCACCACACCAAGCTGCACGCCTTCCTCGACTGGCTGGGCGCGCCACCGGAGCTCCGCCGGTTGCACCATCTCTGGAACGGCATGGCCGAGGGCGAGCTGCCGGACCTTGGCCCGGCGGCGCTGGCACCATGGCAGGCAGCCACGGCCGCCGCACGCGATCGGTTGCTCGAACAGGACGACCTTCTGACTCGTTTACGGCAGTTCGTCGCCCAAAAAAGTTAGAATTGCGGGCTTTGCGGATTTCCGGCCTGGCCCAGCCCAGATGCCGCTGCATCCGCTGAACCCGCCGCGGTGAATGTGTCAGAGGAACTAGGCCCAGACACACCGAGCGGCCAACATCCAGAAACCCTGACTATGAAAATCGCTCAAGAAATCCGCGCCGGCAACGTGATCATGCATGGCAAGGACCCGATGGTCGTGCTCAAGACCGAGTACAGCCGCGGCGGCCGCAACTCCGCCACCGTTCGCATGAAGCTCAAGAGCCTGATCGCCAACTTCAACACCGAAGTCGTGTTCAAGGCCGACGACAAGATGGAACAGATCGTGCTCGACAAGAAGGAGTGCACCTACTCCTACTTCGCCGACCCCATGTACGTCTGCATGGACAGCGAGTTCAACCAGTACGAGGTCGAGGCCGAGAACATGGGCGACGCACTCAACTACCTCGAGGACGGGATGCCGGTCGAAGTGGTGTTCTACGACGGCAAGGCCATCTCGGTCGAACTGCCCACCAGCGTCGAACGCGAGATCACCTGGACCGAACCGGCCGTCAAGGGTGACACCTCGGGCAAGGTGCTGAAGCCCGCCAAGATCGCCACGGGCTTCGAGGTCCCCGTGCCGCTGTTCGTCTCCCAGGGCGACCGCATCGAAATCGACACCCGCACGGGCGAATACCGCAAGCGCGTCTGAACACGCCCGCATCCGCTTCAAAGGCTCCTCTGGGAGCCTTTTTTGCGCCTCCAGATAGGTGAGGCTGCAGCGCGCACAATCCTAGGCCGATTTCCGCACCCGACCATGCCCAACAACGCACACGACATCCACAACAAGCGCCTCGCCGACGCCTGGGCGACGCTCCAGGCCCATGCCGACAAAGGCCTTCCGCTCAACGCCGATCCCTCGCGACTCGCCTTCGCCGACCCCGAGTTCCTGTTGCGGCGCGAAACGCGCGGCCTGCGCATGCAGCTCGAGCTGATGAAACCAGACCTCGAAATGCGTGCCCACGGCATCGAGAACACGGTGGTGGTGTTCGGCAGCGCACGCTTTCGCAGCGAGGAGGAATCCGGTGCCCTGATCGCCCAGGCCGACGCCGCCGGCGATGCCGTGGCCGCCGCGCGCTGGCGCAGGCTGGCGCGCAGCTCGCACTACTACGAGAAGGCGCGCGCCTTCGGCAGGCTGGTCGCCGAGTACAGCGACGACAAGGACCCGGAAGACAAGCTCTTCGTCTGCACCGGCGGAGGCCCCGGCATCATGCAGGCCGCCAACCGAGGCGCCTACGAAGGCGGCGGACTGTCGGTCGGCCTGGCCATCGCCCTGCCGATGGAGGAGGAAGCGAACCCGTACGTCACGCCGGCGCTGAGCTTCAAATTCCACTACTTCGCAATCCGCAAGATGCACTTCATGATGCGAGCGAAGGCGTTGGTGGCGTTTCCGGGCGGCTTTGGCACTCTCGATGAGCTGTTCGAGGTGATCACGCTGGTGCAGACCCGCAAGGCCCGGCCAGTTCCGATCGTGCTCTTCGGCGCGGGTTACTGGAAGCAGCTGATCAACTTCGACTTCCTGGCCGAAGAAGGCGTGATCTCGCCCGACGACGTGAAGCTGATCGAGTACGTGGACTCGGCGCAGGACGCGTGGGACGCGATCAAGCGCTTTTACAAGCTTTGAGGCGGCAGCCGGCGCGCAGGCTCACTGGCGCAATCCGTCAGCGCTGCGGGACGAGTCTCGCTTTTGAAAGGGCTCGGCGGAAGCTCAAGCCTTCAGGCCCCAGACCGCCCGGGTCCCCAGAGCCACCACGCCGCTGGCCAGCCAGAACACGCCTCCAATGCCGATCAGCGCGCCAATCGATCCGAAAAGCATCGGCATGGCGACGCTGGAAGCGTTGATGGCCATCAGCCGCAGCCCGAGCGCTTCGCCGTGCCGCTCGTGTGGCGTGATCTGGTGCAGCATGCTCATGACCATCGGCTGCACGGCGCCGAGCGCAAAGCCCAGCACCACCGAGCAAATGCCCATCGCCAGCGCCGAGGACAGCAGCGGATAGACCGAGAACATCAGCGCCGTGATCACCGACGACGTCGCGATCACGCTACGCTCCGATGCACGGGCCGCGACCAGCGGCAGCACGATCCGGATCAGCGCGGCGGCGATGGCAAAGGCGCCCAGGATGGACCCGATGACCGAGGCACCCAGTCCGCGTTCGTGGCCCAAGATGGGCAGCAGGAAGGCATGCACGTCCCAACTCGAAGATTGCAGCCAGTTCACGAACAGCAGGCGCCGGAACATGGCTTGGCGCAACAGATCCCAGGCGCGCGGTTTGGACTCGCCTTCCGCTCGCACGATGGACGGCAGTTCATGCGTGCCGCGCGCGAAGAACCAGCCCGCGAGCGGCAGCAGTGCCAGCACGGCAAACGCGATCCGAAAACCCGGCAGGTCCGCTGGACTGCGGCCCGCATGGTCGATCAGCAGGCCGGCGCAGAAGGGGCCGACGAAGTTCGCCACCGCGGGGGCAATCGCCAGCCAGCTGAATACCTGTTTGAGCTGCGTCGGATTGGCCGCGGCGCGCCCGACATGGCGCTGCAGCGCGATGACGGCCGCGCCGGTCGCGCCGCCTGTCAGCAGGGCCGCCAGGCACAGCACCGGGAACGAAGGCAGGATGGCCGCCAGTGCGGCACCCGACGAGGCCGCGATCACCGACAGCATCAGCGGACGCTTGAGCCCGCGCCGGTCGGCAAAGCGTCCGGCCGGCAGCGCCAGGAACACCTGGGTGAGCGCGAACAGCGCGATCAGCAGACCCACGGCCGCCGCGCTGTATCCCTGTTGCAGCGCGAGCAGCGGTGCGCCCAGGCGCATGCCGGTCATGGCCGCGTGCAGCAGGACCTGCGCCGTGATCAGGCGCAGCAGTTCACCGCTCACGTGGCCAGCTCGCCGTCGTCGGCAGCCGGCAGCAGGGCCTGCGACTGTGCCTCCGGCAGCGCTTCCACCTTGCGCAGGGCCAGGCGCATCTGCTTGGCGCGGGTATCGGCCTTGTCGAGCGTGTCGGAAGCCTTGGCGACCTGCTCCTTGATGCGCGCCACCCATTCGCCGTAGCGTTCGAACTCGGTCTTGACGGCGCCGAGCACCTTCCACACCTCGGAGGCCTGCTGCTCCAAGGCCAGCGTGCGGAAGCCCATATGCAGGCTGTTGAGCATCGCCAGCAGCGTGGTCGGTCCCGCGAGCGTCACGCGGTGCTGGCGCTGGATCGCGTCCATCAACCCGGGACGGCGCAGCACCTCGGCATACAGGCTCTCGACCGGCAGGAACAAGATAGCGAAATCGGTGGTGTGCGGTGCCGCGAGGTAGTTCTCGGCAATCGACCGCGCTTCGGTGCGGATGCGCGCCTCGAGCGCACGTGCCGCCAGTTCGGCCGCGCCGGCGTCGATGCGCTCGTGGGCATCGAGCAGGCGCTCGTAGTCGTCGCGTGGGAACTTGGCGTCGATCGGCAGCCAGACCGGCGCGCCGTCGGTGCCGCGGCCCGGAAACCGGATCGCGAAATCCACGCGCTGCCCGCTGCGCGGCTTGGTCTCGACCTGCCGGGCGTACTGCTCGGGCGTGAGCACCTGCTCGAGCAGCGCCTCGAGCTGCACTTCGCCGAACACGCCGCGCGTCTTCACATTCGTCAGCACGCGTTGAAGGCTGCCGACACCGACCGCCAGCGTCTGCATCTCGCCCAGGCCCTTGTGCACCTGCTCCAGCCGGTCGGCTACCTGCTTGAAGCTCTCGCCGAGACGGGCCTCGAGCGTGCTTTGCAGTTTCTCGTCGACGGTCTTGCGCATCTCGTCCAGCTTGGCGGTGTTGCTCTGCTGGAGCTGCCCGAGCTGTGTCTCCATGGTCGCGCGCACCTCGGCCAGCCGCCGCGCATTCGACTCGGACAGCCCCTGGAGCTGGGTGTTGAGCGTGTCGGCCAGCGTCTTCTGCAGCATCGCCAGTTGCTGCGCGAAGGCGTCGATCTGCGCGTTCTGCGTGCGCGTGGCCTCGGCCCCCTGCTGCACCAGCGCGCGCTGGAAGGTGGCGAACGCCTGGCTGGTCTCCTGCCGTGCGCCGCGCGAGGACTCGCCGATCTCGTGCCGCAGCTCTCGCTCGATTCGCTCGTTCGCGGCGCCCAGCGTCGCGATCAGCGTGCCGTGGTCGGGCGCTGGCGGCTTGCGCAGCAGCAGCCAGACCAGGAGGACGATGTTGAGCGCGGCGAGGCCAATGAGGATCCAGGATTCCGGCAAAGGCATGACGGGTCTACTTGCCTCCGAGGATCGAGGGGTTCAGGGGCGTGACCGGTTTGCCGTGCACCAGGAATCCGACCAGGTTGTCGGCCGCCAGCTCGGCCATCGCGCGCCGCGTCGGGATGGTCGCGCTCGCGATGTGCGGCGTGAGCACGACGTTCGGGACCTCGAGCAATGCCGGATGAACCTTGGGCTCGCCCTCGAACACGTCCAGACCGGCTGCGGCGATGCGCCTGTCGCGCAGCGCCTGCGCCAGTGCGGCATCGTCGACGATGCCGCCGCGGGCGATGTTGACCAGGGTGGCCGTCGGCTTCATCAGGGCCAGCTCGGCGGCGCCGATGGTGTGATGCGAGGCTGCCGAGTAAGGCACCACGAGCACCACGTGGTCCGCGGTCTTCAGCAGTTCCTCCTTGCTCACGTAGCTGGCCTTGCATTCGGCCTCGAGCTGCGCATCGAGCCGCGAACGGTTGTGGTAGATCACCTTCATGCCGAAACCGTGCGCGCCGCGCCTGGCGATGCCCTGGCCGATGCGCCCCATGCCGATGATGCCCAGGGTGGCGCCGTGGATGTCGGAGCCGGCAAACATGTCGTAGCTCCACTTCTCCCACTTGCCGGCGCGCAGGAAATGCTCGCTCTCCGTGATGCGGCGCGCCGTGGCCATCAGGAGCGCAAAACCGAAGTCGGCCGTGGTCTCGGTCAGCACATCGGGCGCGTTGGTGGCGAGCACGCCGCGAGCGGTCATCGCGTCGACATCGAAGTTGTTGTAGCCGACCGCCATGTTGGCGCAGATCTTCAACTCGGGACAGGCGGCCAGCACTTCGGCATCGATGCGCTCGCTGCCGGTGGTGAATGCGCCCCGCTTGCCTTGCAGCTTCTGGATCAGCTGAGCCTTGCTCCAGCTCTGGTCGTCCTGGTTGGACTCGACCTCGAAATGCACTTGCAGCCGGTCGATGGTTTCGGGAAAGATCGAACGGGCGACGAGGATCTTGGGTTTGCTCATGATCAACGGAAGAAGATGAAGGTGGAGAGGATGAACAGCGGCACCAGGATGGCGCCCGACCACATCATGTAGCCGAAGAAGCTCGGCATGCGCACGCCGCGGCTTTCCGCGATGGCCCTGACCATCAGGTTGGGCGCATTGCCGATGTATGTGTTCGCGCCCATGAACACGGCGCCGGCCGAAATCGCGGCAAGGGTCGACGCATACGTGGTCATGAGTGCCTGAGGATCGCCACCCGCGGTGTTGAAAAAGACGAGATAGGTGGGTGCATTGTCCAGGAAGGAACTCAGCGCGCCGGTGGCCCAGAAGTACATTGCCGGATCGGGCTGCCCGTCCGGTCGCGTCACGGCGGCGACGACCGCGCCAAAGGGGCCATGGACGCCGGCCTTGAGCATTGCAATCACCGGGATGATGGTGAGGAAGATGCCGGCAAAGAGCTTGGCGACCTCGAGCATCGGCGCCCAGGCGAACTGGTTGTCGGCATGCACCTGGGGCTTGGTAATCCGCAGCGAGACCAACGTGACTGCGACCAGCCCGACATCGCGCACCACCCCAGGCAGGCCGAGCACGGTGCCATGGACTTCGAAAGCGATCGCGGACTGCCAGACGCCGCTGAGCAGCACGAGGCAGACGATGCCGCCCAACAACCAGAAATTGGCCGCCCCATCGAACCCGACCCGCCGCGTGTCCGGGGTCGGGTCGAAGGGCAGCACGCCCTCCTTGCGGTAGTACCAGCGGTCGAGCACATGAAACAGCGCGAGCAGGATGCCGACGATGAAGAGGGTCTCGGGCAGGATGTTGCGCACCGTCCAGAAAAACTCCACGCCCTTCAGGAAGCCCAGGAACAGCGGCGGATCGCCCAGCGGCGTCAGCGAACCACCGACGTTGGAAACGATGAAGATGAAGAACACGATGACGTGCACCCGGTGCCGCCGGTTGTCATTGGCGCGGATCAGGGGACGGATCAGCAGCATGGAGGCTCCGGTCGTGCCCATCAGGCTTGCGAGCACCGCGCCGATGGCCAAGATTCCGGTATTGAGTCGGGGTGTGCCGTGCAGGTTGCCGCGGATGTGAATACCGCCCGCCACGACGAAGAGCGCCGTCAGCAGAATGATGAAGGGGATGTACTCGGCCAGCAGCGCATGCAGGAGTTGCGCCGCAGCCAGGCTCAGACCGTGGATTGCCGCAAAAGGCAGCAGAAAGGCGAGGGCCCAGCCCGCGGCCACCTTGCCGTAGTGGTGGTGCCAGAACAAGGGCGCCAGGAGGGGCATCAATGCGATCGACAGCAGGATCCCGGCGAAGGGCAAGCCCCACCACGCGGGCAAGCCGCCACCGTCGAGATCGGCGGCAATGGCGGTGGCGGGCAGCAGGGCCGGCAGTACGGCAATGACCAGCAGGCGGACGAATCGGGTGGGGGCGCGGGAAGCCTTCATGCGGCCGGCTGGGCAATCTCGAAGACCTGGCGCAGGTAGGCCAGATAGCGCTCGTCGTCACACATGTTCTTGGAAGGCGTGTCGGACAGCTTGGCCACGGGTTGGTCGTTGCACCGGACCATCTTGATCACGATCTGCAGCGGCTCGTACCCAAGGTCGTTGGTGAGGTTGGTACCGATTCCGAAGGCCAATTGGCAGCGGCCGCGGAACTGTTGATAGAGCTCGATCGTGCGGGTGAATGTGAGGCTGTCGCTGAAGATCAGAGTCTTGGTGCGCGGGTCGACGCGGTTCGCAGCATAGTGCGCGAGCATGCGTTCGCCCCACTGGAAGGGATCACCACTGTCGTGCCGGGCGCCGTCGAACAGCTTGCAGAAATACAGGTCGAAGTCACGCAGGAAGGCGCTCATGCCGTAGACGTCCGACAGCGCAATCCCCAGGTCGCCACGGTACTCGCGGGCCCAGGACTCGAATCCGAAGACCTGGCTGTCGCGCAGGCGAGGACCCAGCGCCTGGCAAGCCTGAAGGTACTCGTGCGCCATGGTACCCAGGGGGATCAGGCCGAGCTTCATGGCATAGAGCACGTTGCTGGTCCCGGCGAACTGCGGCGATCTGTCGAGGCTGCGCTGCGGCGGCGATGTCACCGGGCCGAGCCGGGCGCTGAGGGTGCGCAGTACCTCCTCATGCCAATCCTTGGAGAAGCGGCGGCGGGTTCCATAGTCGGCAATCTTCAGGTCCTCCAGCCCTGGTCCCTGCAGCTGCGTCAGCTTGGTCTCGAGGCGCCGGCGGCCCTCGGCGGTGTCCGGGTGCGCTTGAGTGCTCCGGAAGTAGACCTCGTTGACGATCGCCAGCACCGGGATCTCGAACAGGATGGTGTGCAGCCACGGTCCTTCGATGCGAATGTCCAGTTCCCCCGAAGCCAGCGGAGTGATCTTGATGTACTTCTCGTTGAGGCGAAACAGCCCCAGAAAATCGACGAAGTCGCTCTTGATGAAGCGCATCGATCGCAGATAGTTCAGCTCGGCGTCCCGGAACTGCAGCGAGCACAGGTGGCGGACCTCCTCGCGTATCTGGGAGGCAAACTGAGCCAGGTCGATGCCGGCATTGCGGCATTTGAAACGGTACTCCACGCGCGCGCCCGGGAAGTGATGCAGCACCACTTGCATCATCGTGAACTTGTAGAGGTCGGTATCGAGCAGGCTGTGGATGATCATGGTGGGGATACGGCGCGCCGGTCTCCTGTTTCTGCGTGCGTCCGATTATCACGGGGCACGTCGGCAAGTGCCTACGACCCCTTCCCGGGGCGTCCTACTGCTGAGCTCAGGCGGGCGGGCGAGATTCGTTTCACGCTGGCCATACAGGTAATCGGTCAGCGACAAAAACCCTCATCTGAAGGAGAAAAGTCGATGAACAAAGACACCGTCGAAGGCAACTGGAAACAGCTCAAGGGCAAGGTCAAGGAGCAGTGGGGCAAGCTGACCGACGATGACTTCGACGTTATCGCCGGCAAACGCGACCAGCTGCTTGGACGCATCCAGGAACGTCATGGCATCAGCCGGGATGAAGCCGAGAGGCAGGTCACCGACTGGGAAAGCCGAGACGGGCGCACGCCTGCGGCCCTCTGGTACGAGAAGTATTGATTCGACAGCATCAAGGAGAACATCCCATGAAAAAACATCTGCTCATGCTCGCAATCGCATCGTCTTGCTTCGTGGCAACGCAGGCCAGCGCGTTGACCAAGGACGAGTACAAGGCCGCCAAGGAAAAGATCGAGGCGACGTACAAGGCCGACAAGGCGAAGTGCGATCCGTTGAAGGACAACGCAAAGGACGTCTGCCAGAAGGAAGCCAAGGGCAAGGAAAACGTGGCCAAGGCTGAACTCGAGCAGCAATACAAGCC is drawn from Variovorax sp. PBS-H4 and contains these coding sequences:
- the uvrC gene encoding excinuclease ABC subunit UvrC, translated to MSDTHSDQLLSEVAALPQLPGVYRYFDATGAVLYVGKARNLKKRVANYFQKNHAGTRIGHMISKIARMETTVVRSEAEALLLENNLIKTLKPRYNILFRDDKSYPYLKIASHAFPRLAYYRGSVDRKHRYFGPYPSAWAVKESIQLLQKVFKLRTCEDTVYANRTRPCLLYQIKRCTGPCVGYIAPEAYAQDVANAEAFLLGDTQAVLSQLEARMTAHAEKLEFEQAAELRNQMSALSRVLHQQSIEIASDKDVDILAVKVQGGKACVNLAMVRGGRHLGDRAYFPVHIEDAAQMEQGAQGAEEDEAPGAFAGSVEVQVLEAFIAQHYIDVPVPPTLVLSELVSRELIEAVSQQAGARVTAVFQPREQRRHWLEMAQTNAGLQLARLLAEEGSQQARTRALVDALELAPDDLDNFRVECFDISHTAGEATQASCVVFEHHAMQNREYRRYNIEGITPGDDYAAMRQVLHRRYGKLAEAMAAESDAPPAGDAAGVGSDARPGTRSARMPDLVLVDGGKGQVSMAREVFSELGLPLSLIVGVEKGEGRKVGLEELVFADGRDKVYLGRDSAALMLVAQIRDEAHRFAITGMRAKRAKVRVGGSQLEDIPGIGPKRRARLLQRFGGIRGVAAASVEDIASVDGIAFELAEEIYRALH
- the earP gene encoding elongation factor P maturation arginine rhamnosyltransferase EarP translates to MRWDIFCKVIDNHGDAGVCWRLACALADTGDAVRLWIDDRSALAWMAPIGHEGVRVVTWTEAGAAREAGAAPPPDVLIEAFGCDPAPELVARFAEPVPQGAPRRVWLNLEYLSAEPYVERLHGLPSPVFKGPGAGLTKHFFYPGFTRATGGLLRERDLPARRARFDRAAWLSGQNIEWNGERLVCVFCYEPPALGPLLAHLEQASEPTRLLVTAGRASKALPPGPAVRGALTIHWLPYLSQADFDRLLWACDLNFVRGEDSLVRALWAGAPFVWQIYVQDDDAHHTKLHAFLDWLGAPPELRRLHHLWNGMAEGELPDLGPAALAPWQAATAAARDRLLEQDDLLTRLRQFVAQKS
- the efp gene encoding elongation factor P, whose product is MKIAQEIRAGNVIMHGKDPMVVLKTEYSRGGRNSATVRMKLKSLIANFNTEVVFKADDKMEQIVLDKKECTYSYFADPMYVCMDSEFNQYEVEAENMGDALNYLEDGMPVEVVFYDGKAISVELPTSVEREITWTEPAVKGDTSGKVLKPAKIATGFEVPVPLFVSQGDRIEIDTRTGEYRKRV
- a CDS encoding TIGR00730 family Rossman fold protein, coding for MPNNAHDIHNKRLADAWATLQAHADKGLPLNADPSRLAFADPEFLLRRETRGLRMQLELMKPDLEMRAHGIENTVVVFGSARFRSEEESGALIAQADAAGDAVAAARWRRLARSSHYYEKARAFGRLVAEYSDDKDPEDKLFVCTGGGPGIMQAANRGAYEGGGLSVGLAIALPMEEEANPYVTPALSFKFHYFAIRKMHFMMRAKALVAFPGGFGTLDELFEVITLVQTRKARPVPIVLFGAGYWKQLINFDFLAEEGVISPDDVKLIEYVDSAQDAWDAIKRFYKL
- a CDS encoding MFS transporter; translated protein: MSGELLRLITAQVLLHAAMTGMRLGAPLLALQQGYSAAAVGLLIALFALTQVFLALPAGRFADRRGLKRPLMLSVIAASSGAALAAILPSFPVLCLAALLTGGATGAAVIALQRHVGRAAANPTQLKQVFSWLAIAPAVANFVGPFCAGLLIDHAGRSPADLPGFRIAFAVLALLPLAGWFFARGTHELPSIVRAEGESKPRAWDLLRQAMFRRLLFVNWLQSSSWDVHAFLLPILGHERGLGASVIGSILGAFAIAAALIRIVLPLVAARASERSVIATSSVITALMFSVYPLLSSALAMGICSVVLGFALGAVQPMVMSMLHQITPHERHGEALGLRLMAINASSVAMPMLFGSIGALIGIGGVFWLASGVVALGTRAVWGLKA
- a CDS encoding DNA recombination protein RmuC is translated as MPESWILIGLAALNIVLLVWLLLRKPPAPDHGTLIATLGAANERIERELRHEIGESSRGARQETSQAFATFQRALVQQGAEATRTQNAQIDAFAQQLAMLQKTLADTLNTQLQGLSESNARRLAEVRATMETQLGQLQQSNTAKLDEMRKTVDEKLQSTLEARLGESFKQVADRLEQVHKGLGEMQTLAVGVGSLQRVLTNVKTRGVFGEVQLEALLEQVLTPEQYARQVETKPRSGQRVDFAIRFPGRGTDGAPVWLPIDAKFPRDDYERLLDAHERIDAGAAELAARALEARIRTEARSIAENYLAAPHTTDFAILFLPVESLYAEVLRRPGLMDAIQRQHRVTLAGPTTLLAMLNSLHMGFRTLALEQQASEVWKVLGAVKTEFERYGEWVARIKEQVAKASDTLDKADTRAKQMRLALRKVEALPEAQSQALLPAADDGELAT
- a CDS encoding 2-hydroxyacid dehydrogenase → MSKPKILVARSIFPETIDRLQVHFEVESNQDDQSWSKAQLIQKLQGKRGAFTTGSERIDAEVLAACPELKICANMAVGYNNFDVDAMTARGVLATNAPDVLTETTADFGFALLMATARRITESEHFLRAGKWEKWSYDMFAGSDIHGATLGIIGMGRIGQGIARRGAHGFGMKVIYHNRSRLDAQLEAECKASYVSKEELLKTADHVVLVVPYSAASHHTIGAAELALMKPTATLVNIARGGIVDDAALAQALRDRRIAAAGLDVFEGEPKVHPALLEVPNVVLTPHIASATIPTRRAMAELAADNLVGFLVHGKPVTPLNPSILGGK
- a CDS encoding sodium:proton antiporter — encoded protein: MKASRAPTRFVRLLVIAVLPALLPATAIAADLDGGGLPAWWGLPFAGILLSIALMPLLAPLFWHHHYGKVAAGWALAFLLPFAAIHGLSLAAAQLLHALLAEYIPFIILLTALFVVAGGIHIRGNLHGTPRLNTGILAIGAVLASLMGTTGASMLLIRPLIRANDNRRHRVHVIVFFIFIVSNVGGSLTPLGDPPLFLGFLKGVEFFWTVRNILPETLFIVGILLALFHVLDRWYYRKEGVLPFDPTPDTRRVGFDGAANFWLLGGIVCLVLLSGVWQSAIAFEVHGTVLGLPGVVRDVGLVAVTLVSLRITKPQVHADNQFAWAPMLEVAKLFAGIFLTIIPVIAMLKAGVHGPFGAVVAAVTRPDGQPDPAMYFWATGALSSFLDNAPTYLVFFNTAGGDPQALMTTYASTLAAISAGAVFMGANTYIGNAPNLMVRAIAESRGVRMPSFFGYMMWSGAILVPLFILSTFIFFR
- the pncB gene encoding nicotinate phosphoribosyltransferase, with protein sequence MIIHSLLDTDLYKFTMMQVVLHHFPGARVEYRFKCRNAGIDLAQFASQIREEVRHLCSLQFRDAELNYLRSMRFIKSDFVDFLGLFRLNEKYIKITPLASGELDIRIEGPWLHTILFEIPVLAIVNEVYFRSTQAHPDTAEGRRRLETKLTQLQGPGLEDLKIADYGTRRRFSKDWHEEVLRTLSARLGPVTSPPQRSLDRSPQFAGTSNVLYAMKLGLIPLGTMAHEYLQACQALGPRLRDSQVFGFESWAREYRGDLGIALSDVYGMSAFLRDFDLYFCKLFDGARHDSGDPFQWGERMLAHYAANRVDPRTKTLIFSDSLTFTRTIELYQQFRGRCQLAFGIGTNLTNDLGYEPLQIVIKMVRCNDQPVAKLSDTPSKNMCDDERYLAYLRQVFEIAQPAA
- a CDS encoding CsbD family protein, yielding MNKDTVEGNWKQLKGKVKEQWGKLTDDDFDVIAGKRDQLLGRIQERHGISRDEAERQVTDWESRDGRTPAALWYEKY